The stretch of DNA AGAGATCTGAGGAGAGAGTTTGAAGCTAATTTCATAATTCTTCTTGAAACCCATGTTAATGGGGACCGTGGCAATAAGATTCGAGAAAAGATGGGTTTTGATGGCGTCTTTGTGGAGGAATCTAGAGGGCACTCGGGAGGTATTTGGTGTATTTGGGACACTAATTTTTGGCAAGTTATTGTTCTCCACCACCATGTTCAATTTGTTCATATGCAGGTTGTTGGTAAAAATTCTATCCCCTGGCTCTTTACAGCTATCTATGGCAGTCCTCAAAGAGGTCAGAGAAAGGAGTTATGGAGTTGTCTTAATTCTATTAGTCAGAATATCTCTTCCCCATGGTGTATTGCTGGTGATTTTAATGCCATGCTTCACGCTCACGAAAGGAAGGGAGGATCATTGAatcagatccagggagcttgtACTGATTTTCAAACTTGTGTGTCTGAATGCGGGTTGATGGATTTGGGTTTTTCTGGCTGGCCGTTTACTTGGAAGCGAGGAAATTTAtttgagagacttgaccgaggTTTGTGCAACTTGGATTGGCAAATTATCTTCCCTGATGTTAAAGTCAAACACTTGGCTATGATGAAGTCAGATCATACTCCTCTCTTATTTCAGCTTGCTTCTCCTCAACCCTTTAACAGAAGAAGGAGACCTTTTCGTTTTACTGCAGCATGGCTTACTCATTCAGATTTCGGTAATgttgtaaaaaataattggaGCTGGCAGAACTCTTGGTCTAATTGTATTTCAAATTTCCAAGATGCTGTTAGAATTTGGAACTCTTCTGTATTTGGGAATATCTTCTTCAAAAAGAATAGGATTCTTCGTAGATTAAATGGTATTGCCACCAGTCTTAATTTGAAtagcaattttttttagaagacTTGCAAGCAAGTTTATGGAGAGAATATGAGCAGATCCTCTCTCAAGAAGAGTTGTTATGGTTTCAAAAGTCGAGATGCAATTGGATAGAATTTGGAGACCGTAATACTAAGTATTTCCATGGCACGACTATAGCTAGAAGGCggagaaataaaattaattccCTTATGGATGATAATGGGAATTGGGTGTCGGACAACTCCACTCTTGAAGTCATGGCTACTACCTTCTATGTGAATCTTTACCAAGATGACACTCCGGAAAATCCCTTTATTTTGAATCATGCTTTTCCTTCCCTGAATAATTATGAGATCAATCTTCTTGGCAACAATGTTACTAATCAAGAAATTAAGGATTCCATCTTTCAAATGGGCAGCCTGAAAGCACCAGGTAAGGATGGCATTCAGGCCATCTTCTACCAACATCAATGGGAAGTGGTGGGAACAGATTTATGTTGGCTGGTGCAGAGTATCTTCTCTAATCCTCACAAGATTGAGGAGATCAATGAAACTCTTATTACCCTTATTCCCAAGGTGGAGCCGGTTACTCACATGAAGCAAATGCGCCCAATTAGTCTGTGTAATGTCTCATACAAAGCTGTTACAAAGATCCTTGCCAACAGATTGAGAAAAGTGATGGAAAAACTTGTTCAACCCAATCAGTGTAGTTTTGTCCCGGGAAGACATAGCGCAGATAACATTGTCATTACTCAAGAAGTGATAcattccatgagactcaagaagGGCTCTAAAGGTTGGATGGCAATAAAGATTGATCTAGAAAAAGCTTACGATAGGCTCAAATGGAGCTTCATCAAGGATACTCTTCAAGATATTGGTCTCCCACAGAATTTCATTGATTTGGTTGTTTGTTGTATTTCTACTCCAAAGATGCGAATTCTATGGAATGGAGAAGCCTTAGAAGAATTCTCTCCCACAAGAGGAATCCGTCAAGGAGATCCCATCTCGCCCTATATTTTTGTCCTATGCATGGAAAGACTTTCTCAACTTATTACCTCTGCAGTgaatttggggttttggaagccTATTTGTCTCAAGAAAGATGGCCCTAAGCTATCCCATCTGTGTTTTGCGGATGATCTCATTCTTTTCGCCGAAGCTAGCATGGAGCAGGCCGAGGTTATTAACAAAGTCTTAGATGCTTTTTGCTCGAGCTCAGGACAAAAAGTTAGCAATGAGAAAACTCGTATCTTCTTTTCCGCTAATGTGGGTAATAGTGTCAGAAGTGAAATCAGCAACTCCCTCCAATTTTCAAGAACTGATGATCTTGGTAAATATTTGGGGGTACCTCTCCTTCACTCTAGAGTGTCGAAGAACACCTATAGTGGGATTATTGATAAGCTGAATACTAGGCTCAACAATTGGAAGGCTTCATCTTTGTCATTGGCCGGAAGGACAACACTGGTGAAATCTGTTTTATCTTCTTTACCTAGTTATACAATGCAAACTGCTATTTTACCAATTGCTACTTGTGACATAATTGATCGTAAATGCAGGTCCTTCCTTTGGGGTGAAACTAATCAATCAAAAAGGGTTCATCTTGTTAATTGGAAGAAGATAAATAGTCCCAAAGAATCAGGAGGCCTTGGTATTAGACATGCAAAGGATCTGAATCATGCGTTTATGATGAAAATGGGATGGGGTCTAATAGAAATGAAGGACTCTTTATGGGCCAGAGTGTTGAGATCTAAATACAACTGTGGAGAAGATCTGCTCCCAAGGGTCTCTAGGAAAAATAAGGCTTCTAACTTGTGGAAAGGCATATGCACAACCTGGAATGGGGTGGAAAAGAATTCTATTTGGCGTATTGGACAGGGAACAAACATCAATTTTTGGAAGCATAATTGGGTGCCAGAACTTGGAAAACTGGAGCATCATGCAACTCAGGTAATCAGTCCTTTAGATACTTGTTGTAATTTGACGGACTTCCTTAATGTTTCAGGGTCCTGGGACTTAACGAAGCTCAACGAATGGCTCCCGGACTCAGTAATTAAGAGGATTAGTGCAATGGCACCTCCATCGCCATGGAAAGAAATGGATAGCATTGCTTGGTCTGGTACATCAGATGGTTCTTTCTCCCTCAAATCAGCATACAAATCAATTATTGATGATGCAACACCCTCGGATGAGCTCTTTAAATTGGTTTGGAGATGGAAAGGAACTGAAAGAATCAAATCCTTCCTTTGGTTAGTGGCCCACAACGTGCTTCTAACAAATGTAGAACGGAGAAGACGACATATGTCCAATTCTGCTCAATGTCCGGTTTGCAATGCAGCGGATGAAGATATTCTCCACGTACTTAGAGATTGTCCATTTGCCAAAGCGGTTTGGAACTTCTTCAAGGCTCACGACATTATTACAGATTTCTTCGACATGACTATTAGAGATTGGCTCTTTGCCAATTTATCTAATGAAACTGATTGGTCATGTATTTTTGGAGTGGCAAGCTCATGTCTCTGGTTCTTCcgtaataaatatatttttgaaggTAAGAGGATGCACCCAACAGCAGCTTTTGAAGTTATTAAATTCCGTGGAAAAGAGATGTTGAGCGTTATGAGGAAAAGCtcccaattaaaaagaaatcgTACTGTAGCTATAAGCATGATAAAATGGTATCCCCCTGTAGAAAATTGCATGAAGTTGAACGTGGATGGATCATTTTTCAAGCGAGAAAACAATGCAGCTTGTGGAGGAGTGTTTCGTAACCACCTTGGCAGATTTGTTGTTGGCTTCTCTTGCAATTTAGGTAGCTGCTCCATCACACAAGCTGAGCTCTGGGGCATTGTAAAGGGTCTGCACATTGCGGTAGCAAATGAATTCTCTCATGTTCTCATCGAGTCTGATTCGGCTAtggctattaattttataagagaAGGTTGTACTAATTCTCATCCTTGCAAACCTCTCCTTGACGATATAAGCTTGTTAAGTAGCCGCATTCATAAGGTTGAATGGAAGCATACGCTGAGAGAAGCGAATACTGTAGCTGACACTCTTGCCAAGAAAGGACAGCACCTTCCTCTTGGTCTTCATCTGTTTGATACTCCGCCTCCTGACATTACGAATTCTCTCTTGTTAGATAGTTATGGTTCTCTAAGGCCGAGAGGCTCttgttagtttttctttttctgttttttgttttggggTCTTGACCTCCCTTatccaccaaaaaaaaaaaaacaatgaggTACTTAGTTtgaacaataaattaaaaaatataataatatgttTTAAAAGAGCCGAGGATCTTGGCCTTATTTGAATAACAAAGAGCGTTTCTAAAAGAGAATTAAGAGATTGCTTAGAGTTGGATTATTATTACTATGTTGTTATGGCTGTCCTATGATAAAACAACACGTATCaaatatataactttttatttatttgtaataGAAGGGTAAAATATGTCAGAatcaaagaagagaaggaaCTGTCGTTTCTTAAAAAAGTGCGcctcttaaataaatataataaattaatttgcaGCGGTTGGAACATTTAAATAGTTGTTATCTTGATCAATTTATATAACAGAAGCAAAACCGCGATCAGAATTGTCGCTATTTTGTCAATTTGCAGCAGTTTTAGCAAATGGCCGCCAATTTTTAGACGCTATCTCCTGCATCTGTTGTAGTATAATTTTAAGGTTGATAAAATGTTTAATAGTTAATTCATTAGTTTACTTAAGTAAGTGTTAGAAATTCGAACTATGTTTTGTgtttgtaataatttattagctaatgacaaactcttaaataaaatttaaattacagtaaattaatttttaacttacaGAATTAAGAGATACTGTAAAAAAAACATaagattgattttttaattttgaatttctataGAATTATCCATAATTGGAGTAAAATTTAGTGTCTAGTTGTGATATATATGATGCTTAGGGGTTGATGCACATAAATAAAGTTTATTCGGGCTTaagtttaaaatttcaaaaatttatctcttAATACAATGTGAATTAATcgataatattagaaaaataaaaagtcaaaatttgccttatttaatatttattaattattataataattgacaaataataaataaaataaattttaattatttttgattaatttattttgattaaatattttCGGTGGattaatagtataaataaaatttaagctTCTATAAAGGTTGCagcacaagaataaaataggGTAATATCtagatttttatttagaatacacgtctcttaaaaaaaaatcaaaagttattttgtcaaaaattaaattttttaaaaactaaaataatagtttattcGGATAACATATTTAGGCTGGTAAGATGGTTGATTAGTGGACATTAATCCATCAATCAAAGGAAGATTAATGTaattatatatactaatataCAGTTCTCTTAAAAGTTCAGCATAATCGCTCCTTTATTAGCAGAAGcttctttaacaaaaaaaatgccTCCATCGAATAATAAAGCTAAAAGGGTGCACCTCTTTATCatcaatttctcataccttttGGCATTACGTATCAATAAGCAAAGTATTAACTATTGAACATACATGAATTTAAagttgtattaaaaaaattgtaggaaaaaatatatataatgttaTATATAACAACTATGTTAGGTGTACACAAAAAATTagctataaaattaaataattatataaaacatatattaaaatattaatatacattaaaaataaattaaattgtacatatatttatacataaatatatgtatatatacgagttgatatatattttggttgattgtgctttaatttatattataaggGATGTAATATAAAGTTTTGGAATATATTTTGCTTACTACCAAAACAAATAAAGCAATAAACAAATGGGTTCTTTTGCTTTGTCTTTTGTAATATTGGCTGGTCCTCATCAACTAAATTGTCTGATCAGATAAGATTACAATTATCACATTAGACTCAAATAcagtattatttaatttattattaataattttttttattatattggaGCCATATATATGGATGCTGCATTACTCTAATGAATTCAAAAtcacttaattaattttgaatgaCATGAATTACAATCTTTATAGAAACATGGAGTGCTGGAGAAAAtaactttataatttgcaaGTTTGATGATAGAGATGATCATAAGTAGTACATTATCGTTGACAtgttaagttttaaatttttttttctaaaactaaataagtTCAATCATTGAGAGGTATCTATTTTAAATAGCTTATTACACAAGCAAAACTTTCACACACTTTTGCAACCTTTAAATCATATCATAAACATTTCACATGCAACAACCCATTTTAGTCATTAAGCTAAGGTGTTCTGCAAGCCTCTCtaaatcaatatatattttaagataaaaactcaggtgcagtcgacttcacgtaaagttgatagctgagagttgttagataaaaatttagtcaaatcagtcaaattatctaacggctctcagttatcaacttcacgtgaaatcgaCTGCACTTGAGTTTCCACCATTTTTATAGTTTGGACAATGATTCTTAGAAAGAGAAGAGATACGGgtttatatgaaaaaaagaaaaatacgtCACTGAGAGAAAATTAAATATCTCgctttttagaaaataaaacacgtttttatatttttaattagtcaaatatttatttgttttcgaaataaaaagttaaggacttatttatattatataggcATATAGCTGAATTTTTgttaagaagaaaaaagaaaattaaaaggtgTATTTTTGCATAGCTTATAactaattaatcttgaggtagaAACACTAATTATATTAATGCCTTTGGGTACATAATGAATTAAcaagaaatgaaaaaagattaaaataataagGATACTTAGCTTAATTAATATAAGTGTGTGTTGGACACATGAATAGATAGAAGGGTAAGTGGTGGTTTTGCATTGTGTTATTCGAGTTGTCTTGTGTGGTAGGCAGCA from Arachis duranensis cultivar V14167 chromosome 4, aradu.V14167.gnm2.J7QH, whole genome shotgun sequence encodes:
- the LOC107486813 gene encoding uncharacterized protein LOC107486813, with the translated sequence MNFIIWNCRGVGGKGFPTLIRDLRREFEANFIILLETHVNGDRGNKIREKMGFDGVFVEESRGHSGAIYGSPQRGQRKELWSCLNSISQNISSPWCIAGDFNAMLHAHERKGGSLNQIQGACTDFQTCVSECGLMDLGFSGWPFTWKRGNLFERLDRGLCNLDWQIIFPDVKVKHLAMMKSDHTPLLFQLASPQPFNRRRRPFRFTAAWLTHSDFGNVVKNNWSWQNSWSNCISNFQDAVRIWNSSVFGNIFFKKNRILRRLNGIATSLNLNSNFF